AAAAAATACTTTAAGTGCACTAAAATGTGCTCTTAATCTATTTTTCCTTCTTAACTTATTTTAATCTTCATAATTTATTTTTCCTATCTTTTACCTTCTCCAAATCTTTCAATATACTATCGGATTAACAGATATTTCTGCTTCATTTCCACTAAAAACAAATATCATAGACAACATATTGTTACCTGGTATATATGGCAGATGTAAATATCCTTCTGGTTGAGGATGAAAGCATAGAAGCCCTTGATATCAAGCACACCTTGGAATCTTTTGGTTATAAGGTTCCATATATCGCTTCCCGTGGCGAAGAAGCTGTAGACAAAGCATTAGACATTATGCCCGATCTTGTTTTGATAGATATAGTTTTAAAAGGAGATTTTAACGGTATTAAAGTAGCATCTGAGATTAAAAAACTTAATATACCGTTTATATATTTGACAGCTCATTCTGAAGAAGCTACTGTACATGAAGCTAAACTTACCGAACCTTATGGATTCATAATAAAACCATACGATCCCCTAGAACTGAAATACACTATTGATATTGCCTTGTATAAAAAATCTGTAGAGAAAGTTAGGGATAGTGCAGAAAAACTCCGTAGAAAAACTGAAAATGAGCTTAAGTTGGCAAGTTTGTATAATCGTAGTTTGATTGAGGCTAGTTTAGACCCATTTGTTACCATTGGCCCAGATGGGAAGATCACCGATGTTAACCAAGCCACTGAGAAGGTTACAGGCTATTCCCGGGACAAAATTATTGGAACTGACTTTTCCAACTACTTCACAGAAC
The Methanobacterium sp. Maddingley MBC34 DNA segment above includes these coding regions:
- a CDS encoding PAS domain S-box (PFAM: Response regulator receiver domain; PAS fold~TIGRFAM: PAS domain S-box); the encoded protein is MADVNILLVEDESIEALDIKHTLESFGYKVPYIASRGEEAVDKALDIMPDLVLIDIVLKGDFNGIKVASEIKKLNIPFIYLTAHSEEATVHEAKLTEPYGFIIKPYDPLELKYTIDIALYKKSVEKVRDSAEKLRRKTENELKLASLYNRSLIEASLDPFVTIGPDGKITDVNQATEKVTGYSRDKIIGTDFSNYFTE